In the genome of Negativicoccus succinicivorans, one region contains:
- a CDS encoding amino acid permease: MAEPHLTDGYLPGEENAPKLKRSLKARHMNMIAIGGAIGTGLFVAGGESVSQAGPGGALLAYSLIGIMVYFLMTSLGEMATYMPVSGSFGTYAARFVDEAFGFALGWNYWFNWAITLAAELVASALIMKYWFPDTPSIVWSALFFVLIFGLNYMSTRLFGESEFIFAGVKVMTVIVFLFVGALLIFGIGAESPGFTNWTVGEAPFVGGWAAVLGIFMIAGFSFQGTEMIGVAAGESENPKENVPKAVNNIFWRILLFYLGSFTVIGFLIPYTDPNLLNSSVENISISPFTLVFERFGLPAAAGILNAVILTAVLSAGNSGVYVSTRMLYALAAEGKAPKMFLKVNQRGIPTNALFATAAFGIVAFLTSFIGDGVTYNWLINISGMAGFITWVGIAICHYRFRRAYIRQGYDLNDLPYKASLYPFGPIFALVLCLVVMAGQNYSAFTGPKIDWYGASVAYVGIPVFLAVHFWYKMKYKTKLIPLEEVNLDPHDDELLAQSGEEVDD, encoded by the coding sequence ATGGCGGAACCTCATTTGACAGACGGCTATCTTCCGGGAGAAGAGAATGCACCGAAATTGAAACGCAGTCTGAAAGCACGTCATATGAACATGATCGCCATTGGCGGCGCCATCGGTACCGGTCTCTTCGTGGCCGGCGGGGAATCAGTTTCCCAAGCGGGTCCGGGCGGTGCGCTGCTCGCATATTCACTCATCGGTATCATGGTGTATTTCTTGATGACGAGCTTGGGGGAAATGGCGACTTACATGCCGGTTTCCGGTTCATTCGGAACATACGCCGCACGGTTTGTGGATGAAGCATTCGGATTTGCGCTCGGTTGGAACTACTGGTTCAACTGGGCCATTACATTGGCGGCGGAACTGGTCGCCAGTGCCCTGATTATGAAATATTGGTTTCCCGATACACCGTCCATTGTCTGGAGCGCGTTATTTTTTGTCCTGATCTTCGGCTTAAACTATATGTCGACGCGCTTATTCGGTGAAAGTGAATTTATTTTTGCCGGCGTGAAAGTCATGACCGTTATCGTCTTTCTCTTTGTCGGTGCATTGTTGATTTTCGGCATCGGCGCCGAATCGCCCGGATTTACGAACTGGACGGTCGGAGAGGCGCCGTTTGTCGGCGGCTGGGCGGCCGTTCTCGGGATTTTCATGATCGCCGGTTTTTCGTTCCAGGGCACGGAAATGATCGGTGTCGCGGCGGGCGAATCGGAAAATCCGAAAGAAAACGTACCGAAAGCGGTCAACAATATTTTTTGGCGTATTTTGCTGTTTTATCTCGGTTCGTTTACGGTCATCGGTTTTCTGATTCCGTACACGGATCCCAACCTTTTAAACAGTTCGGTAGAAAATATTTCCATCAGTCCGTTTACGCTCGTCTTTGAACGTTTCGGTTTACCGGCTGCGGCAGGTATTTTAAATGCGGTTATTTTGACAGCGGTACTTTCGGCAGGCAACTCGGGCGTGTATGTATCGACCCGTATGTTGTACGCTTTGGCCGCGGAAGGTAAAGCGCCGAAAATGTTCCTGAAAGTCAATCAGCGCGGTATTCCGACCAATGCATTGTTTGCGACGGCCGCGTTCGGTATTGTGGCATTCCTGACGAGCTTCATCGGTGACGGTGTAACGTACAATTGGCTGATCAATATTAGCGGTATGGCGGGCTTCATCACCTGGGTCGGTATCGCGATTTGCCACTATCGTTTCCGCCGCGCGTATATTCGCCAGGGTTACGATTTGAATGATTTACCGTATAAAGCATCGCTGTATCCGTTCGGCCCGATCTTCGCGCTGGTCTTGTGCCTGGTTGTTATGGCGGGGCAAAACTATAGCGCTTTTACCGGTCCGAAAATTGACTGGTACGGCGCCAGTGTCGCGTACGTCGGCATTCCGGTATTCCTCGCCGTGCATTTTTGGTACAAAATGAAATACAAAACGAAATTAATCCCGCTGGAAGAGGTTAATTTGGATCCGCATGACGACGAATTGCTCGCGCAAAGCGGCGAAGAAGTTGACGATTGA
- a CDS encoding efflux RND transporter periplasmic adaptor subunit — protein MKHWWQWLMLTVLCLAVWGCGKSSTAEVQPPLVKTMVIGATETAAENSFSGTVHGRTESPLGFQIPGKIVHKFVQSGDRVQTGDPLFSLDANDVEAQVDAAQGQVDAAAAQLELANKTLARMETLYAQDAISALKIDEVRSKQQLAQAQHDQAQAALYRAQNQASFATLRADRDGVVGMIMAEIGQVVSAGMPVVAIVDNSSLDVQISLTEKNISDYPVGSSAEVTFWALPDQKSTAVMREVSPAPNPKTGTYDAKLTLSDPPAQLALGSTAEVHFTGASGEQILVPLSALAPQSKTPAVWVVRDEKVTLVNVTTGAYRGDQVEITSGLNKGDRVVVAGAQNLTEGQAVRI, from the coding sequence ATGAAGCATTGGTGGCAATGGTTAATGTTGACGGTATTATGTTTGGCGGTGTGGGGATGCGGCAAAAGTTCGACAGCCGAAGTGCAGCCGCCATTGGTCAAAACGATGGTTATCGGCGCGACGGAAACCGCGGCGGAAAATTCGTTCTCCGGCACGGTGCACGGTCGTACGGAATCTCCTTTAGGATTTCAAATCCCGGGGAAAATCGTGCATAAATTCGTGCAGTCCGGCGATCGTGTCCAAACGGGCGATCCCTTATTTTCGTTAGACGCGAATGATGTGGAAGCGCAAGTCGACGCGGCGCAGGGACAGGTCGACGCCGCCGCCGCGCAATTGGAACTCGCGAATAAAACACTCGCGCGTATGGAAACTCTCTATGCGCAAGACGCGATTTCGGCGTTGAAAATTGACGAAGTTCGCAGCAAACAGCAATTGGCACAAGCGCAGCACGATCAGGCGCAGGCTGCTTTATATCGGGCGCAAAATCAGGCGTCGTTTGCCACTTTGCGGGCGGATCGTGACGGTGTTGTCGGCATGATCATGGCGGAAATCGGTCAGGTCGTCAGCGCGGGTATGCCGGTCGTGGCGATCGTCGATAACAGCAGTTTGGATGTGCAAATTTCCCTTACGGAAAAAAATATTTCCGATTATCCGGTGGGCAGCTCCGCCGAAGTGACATTCTGGGCGTTGCCGGACCAAAAATCGACGGCGGTGATGCGCGAAGTTTCACCGGCGCCGAATCCGAAAACGGGAACCTATGATGCGAAATTGACGCTCAGCGATCCGCCGGCGCAATTGGCGCTCGGCAGCACCGCCGAAGTGCATTTCACGGGCGCGTCCGGCGAGCAGATACTGGTACCTTTGAGCGCGCTTGCGCCGCAATCCAAAACGCCGGCCGTTTGGGTCGTGCGGGATGAGAAAGTCACTCTTGTCAACGTAACGACAGGGGCGTACCGAGGCGATCAGGTGGAAATTACCTCCGGCCTCAATAAAGGGGATCGGGTCGTTGTGGCCGGTGCGCAAAATCTGACGGAAGGGCAAGCGGTCCGGATATGA
- a CDS encoding efflux RND transporter permease subunit, translating to MKSFNLARWAVKHRPIVYFFIVSILIAGIVSFFDLGRREDPDFSIRSMTIAAAWPGATAEQMNEQVTDKIEQKLQDTPGLDYIKSFTNGDTTVIYVWLREDLPKESVRPTWTDVRNLTNDVWRELPKGVVGPFMNDRFDDVYGSIYALTGDDFSYEEKREYAETLRRQLLTIPEVQKVKLIGVQEQTIYIEMEEAKLAQLGIDPRMVFQMLQQQGTLLPAGSVRTGSHNVALRITGLLDSAEAIQNLSIHMGERSIRLGDIATVKQAYADPQNPVMMFNGKESVGIAISMAPGGNVLNLGDELTETIAQYKNDLPVGLEIGQVTNQPEVVTGAINEFTRALAEAIVIVLVVSFLALGWRSGAVVALCIPVVVAATFIVMHYFAIDLQVVSLGALIISLGLLVDDAIIVVEMMQRKLEEGVDRLHAATAAYEITAFPMLSGTLITAAAFIPIGLAKGIVAEYTASLFSVTAIALLISWFASVLVSPVLGYRMIKVTPPEEQKETRWNAFQKKLLNGFKNSLETVLRYRKTVVLATIAAFLIAAISYPLLKKEFFPASVRPELIVETELPLGATQAATKKMTNEFTAHFYGDNRVSSITSYIGESAPRFILPFEPVPPRANYAQTVIVATDADARRSLQTDVERTLADHFPDVRSNIRLIQTGPPAPYPIMYRLSGPDTEQLQKYANEVVQLMQKDKEISLVNMDWPQMTPSVEVKIDQDRIRQLGADNYAVAADLYTKLSGYQVSSAYLGDQLVPVKFRLPPGRQQLGDLANLAVHVGGGRYVPLGQFATLTPTTENTMIWRRNLMPTITIRANVADDTPADTVSERIYTKTLAHFRENLPTGYSLEYDGSVERSHTSVHSIVVVMPVMIFVILMVLMFQLGKIRLMLMAAVTAPLGLIGSIIALQLTRKPLGFVAILGIIALSGMIIRNSIILLDQIETHRADGEPLHEAVVNAAMMRFRPIMLTALAAILGMIPLMRSYFWGPMAFAFSGGLLIATLLTLFFLPAIYTWVYRKEE from the coding sequence ATGAAATCATTTAACTTAGCGCGATGGGCGGTCAAACACCGCCCCATCGTTTACTTTTTTATCGTTTCGATCTTAATCGCCGGCATCGTGAGTTTCTTTGACTTGGGTCGGCGGGAAGATCCCGATTTTTCGATTCGTTCGATGACGATCGCCGCGGCTTGGCCGGGCGCGACCGCCGAGCAGATGAACGAACAGGTCACCGATAAGATCGAGCAGAAATTGCAGGATACCCCGGGGCTGGACTATATTAAAAGCTTCACCAACGGAGATACTACGGTCATTTACGTTTGGTTGCGCGAAGATCTTCCCAAAGAAAGCGTGCGGCCGACCTGGACCGATGTGCGCAATCTCACCAATGACGTTTGGCGTGAGCTCCCGAAAGGTGTCGTCGGTCCGTTCATGAATGATCGGTTTGATGATGTTTACGGCTCGATTTACGCGCTCACCGGGGATGATTTTTCCTACGAGGAGAAACGGGAATACGCGGAAACTTTGCGCCGTCAGCTATTGACCATTCCCGAAGTGCAAAAAGTAAAACTGATCGGTGTCCAAGAACAGACGATTTATATCGAAATGGAAGAAGCGAAACTCGCGCAGCTCGGTATTGATCCGCGCATGGTTTTCCAAATGTTGCAGCAGCAGGGCACATTGTTGCCGGCCGGTTCTGTGCGCACCGGTTCGCATAATGTCGCTTTGCGCATTACGGGACTTTTGGATTCCGCGGAAGCCATTCAAAATTTGTCCATTCACATGGGCGAGCGTTCCATTCGTCTCGGTGATATCGCGACCGTCAAGCAGGCATATGCCGATCCGCAAAATCCGGTCATGATGTTCAACGGCAAAGAGTCTGTCGGGATTGCGATTTCCATGGCGCCGGGCGGCAACGTTTTGAATCTCGGCGATGAGCTGACGGAGACGATTGCGCAGTATAAAAATGATTTGCCGGTAGGCTTGGAGATCGGTCAGGTCACCAACCAGCCGGAAGTCGTCACCGGCGCGATCAATGAATTTACACGGGCGCTTGCCGAGGCGATCGTGATTGTGTTGGTGGTCAGCTTCCTCGCGTTGGGATGGCGCTCCGGCGCGGTCGTAGCGCTGTGTATTCCGGTCGTTGTCGCGGCTACTTTCATCGTCATGCATTACTTTGCGATCGATTTGCAGGTCGTATCCTTAGGCGCGCTGATCATTTCTCTCGGTCTGTTGGTCGATGACGCGATCATCGTCGTGGAAATGATGCAGCGCAAATTGGAAGAAGGCGTGGATCGGTTGCACGCGGCGACTGCGGCCTATGAAATCACGGCGTTTCCGATGCTTTCCGGTACGCTGATTACCGCCGCCGCGTTTATCCCGATCGGTCTTGCCAAAGGGATTGTCGCCGAATACACGGCGAGTCTCTTTTCTGTCACCGCGATCGCGCTTTTAATTTCCTGGTTCGCCTCCGTACTCGTCAGCCCCGTACTGGGCTACCGAATGATTAAGGTGACACCGCCGGAAGAACAAAAGGAAACCCGTTGGAACGCGTTCCAGAAGAAGTTATTGAACGGATTTAAAAATTCGCTGGAAACCGTTTTGCGCTATCGTAAGACGGTTGTGCTCGCGACGATTGCCGCGTTTCTGATCGCGGCGATTTCCTATCCGTTGTTGAAAAAAGAATTTTTCCCCGCGTCTGTTCGACCGGAACTGATTGTCGAAACAGAACTTCCGCTCGGTGCGACGCAAGCAGCGACGAAAAAAATGACCAACGAGTTTACGGCGCATTTTTACGGGGACAATCGCGTTTCGTCCATTACCAGTTATATCGGCGAAAGCGCGCCGCGCTTTATTTTGCCGTTTGAACCGGTGCCGCCGCGCGCCAACTACGCGCAGACGGTCATTGTCGCGACAGACGCCGACGCGCGTCGCTCATTGCAAACCGATGTCGAGCGAACGTTAGCGGATCATTTTCCCGATGTCCGCAGCAATATTCGCTTGATTCAAACCGGTCCGCCGGCGCCGTATCCGATCATGTATCGTCTGTCCGGTCCGGATACAGAGCAACTGCAGAAGTACGCCAATGAAGTCGTGCAATTGATGCAGAAAGATAAAGAAATCAGTCTGGTCAATATGGATTGGCCGCAGATGACGCCATCCGTCGAAGTCAAAATCGATCAGGACCGGATTCGTCAACTCGGCGCGGATAATTACGCCGTCGCCGCCGATCTTTACACCAAATTGTCCGGCTACCAGGTATCATCGGCGTATCTCGGCGATCAACTCGTACCGGTCAAATTCCGTTTGCCGCCGGGACGTCAGCAATTGGGCGATTTGGCGAACCTTGCCGTGCATGTCGGCGGCGGCCGTTACGTGCCGCTCGGTCAATTTGCGACGCTCACGCCGACCACGGAAAATACGATGATTTGGCGGCGTAACTTAATGCCGACCATTACCATTCGCGCCAATGTCGCCGATGATACGCCGGCCGATACCGTTTCGGAGCGGATCTACACGAAAACGCTTGCGCATTTCCGCGAAAATCTGCCGACCGGATATTCTCTCGAATATGACGGCAGTGTCGAACGCAGTCACACGTCCGTACACTCCATTGTCGTCGTCATGCCGGTCATGATCTTCGTGATTCTCATGGTCCTCATGTTCCAGCTCGGCAAAATTCGGCTCATGCTCATGGCGGCCGTCACCGCGCCGCTCGGTCTGATCGGCTCCATCATCGCCTTGCAATTGACGCGTAAACCGCTCGGTTTCGTCGCCATTCTCGGGATCATTGCGCTGTCGGGCATGATCATTCGTAACTCGATCATTCTGCTCGATCAGATCGAAACGCACCGCGCGGATGGGGAACCTCTCCACGAGGCCGTCGTCAACGCCGCCATGATGCGTTTCCGACCGATCATGCTTACCGCGCTCGCCGCGATTTTGGGCATGATTCCGCTGATGCGTTCGTACTTCTGGGGACCGATGGCCTTCGCTTTCTCCGGCGGCCTGCTCATCGCGACGCTGCTTACGCTTTTCTTCCTGCCCGCGATTTACACATGGGTCTATCGGAAAGAAGAGTAA
- a CDS encoding cation:proton antiporter: MLTSLSLVFLLGLAMGAICQRLKLPKIIGMLMTGMVLGPFVFDFLDPALLSISADLKKMAFIIILLKAGLSLDLADLKKVGRPAVLLSFIPATFEIIGYILLAPVMLGITRMDAAVMGAVLGAASPAVVMPQMVHFMENKYGTKKAIPQMIMAGISCDGIFVIVLFTTFLGMAQGGSAGITDFFNVPISIILGAVLGALVGYLLCLFFETAYAHKYYVRNSMKVIIVLGFSFFLIAIETWLEGIVAVSGLLAVVSMACVLKMKSTVFVSKRLSEKFGKLWLAAEVMLFVLVGAAVDIRYTLEAGIMAVLMILTALLFRSCGVLLCMTKTMLTWQERLFCVIAYLPKATVQAAVGSVPLAAGLECGNIVLSVAVMAIVVTAPLGAWGMDSTYKKLLDRDSVD, from the coding sequence ATGTTAACATCATTATCACTTGTTTTTCTTCTTGGCTTAGCCATGGGGGCTATTTGTCAACGACTCAAACTTCCTAAAATCATCGGCATGTTAATGACCGGCATGGTATTGGGGCCGTTTGTTTTTGATTTTTTAGATCCTGCATTACTTTCTATTTCCGCAGATTTGAAAAAAATGGCGTTCATCATCATTTTACTCAAAGCGGGATTATCTTTGGACTTAGCCGATCTGAAGAAAGTGGGGAGGCCGGCTGTTTTACTCTCCTTTATACCGGCTACCTTCGAGATTATCGGGTATATTTTGCTTGCGCCTGTTATGCTTGGGATAACAAGAATGGACGCGGCGGTTATGGGTGCCGTTTTAGGCGCTGCTTCGCCGGCGGTTGTCATGCCCCAAATGGTACATTTCATGGAAAATAAATATGGAACAAAAAAAGCAATCCCACAGATGATTATGGCCGGTATTTCTTGTGACGGTATTTTTGTAATTGTATTATTTACCACATTTCTAGGCATGGCGCAAGGTGGGAGCGCCGGTATTACAGACTTTTTCAACGTGCCGATTTCGATCATTCTTGGTGCTGTTTTAGGAGCATTGGTCGGCTATTTGTTGTGTCTGTTTTTTGAAACCGCTTATGCGCATAAGTATTACGTAAGAAACAGCATGAAAGTAATCATCGTCCTCGGTTTTTCCTTTTTTCTGATTGCTATTGAAACTTGGTTGGAAGGTATCGTGGCGGTATCAGGCTTATTGGCGGTTGTCAGCATGGCATGTGTTTTGAAAATGAAAAGTACCGTTTTTGTATCGAAACGATTATCTGAAAAATTTGGAAAACTGTGGCTTGCGGCGGAAGTAATGCTGTTTGTTTTAGTGGGTGCAGCAGTAGATATCCGCTATACATTAGAGGCAGGAATTATGGCCGTATTGATGATTCTGACGGCACTACTTTTTAGATCTTGTGGCGTTTTACTATGCATGACAAAAACGATGTTGACATGGCAAGAAAGATTATTTTGCGTGATTGCGTATCTTCCGAAGGCTACCGTACAGGCGGCGGTCGGTTCGGTGCCGCTGGCGGCGGGACTTGAATGCGGAAACATTGTTTTGTCAGTAGCGGTGATGGCCATTGTGGTGACGGCTCCATTGGGAGCATGGGGAATGGATTCTACATATAAGAAATTATTAGATAGAGATTCAGTTGACTGA
- a CDS encoding hemolysin family protein, with protein MDSDHPGWQIALLLILIIANGVFSATELAIVSAKKPRLAQRASQGDSGAKAALKIAQDPNQLFSTIQIGITAIGVITGMLGASTLSEPLAAALTPALGQYAQAISLFLIMAVVTFLTLLIGELVPKRIAINSPESVASWVARPMNLFARINLPLVWFLTFSTSAALKLLGIKIKAEQPVTEEEIRFLLRQGARLGTFDADEPELIDRVFRLNDIPAEYIMTARPQLEWLDLAESEEELGAQLLRSTHTRLPVGYESLDDFRGIVQLRDLLLLRLRRPEMRWHALIAHCVTTPLYIPETLTLNKTLDLFRAKNAHEAIILDEYGSPEGMVTLHDILEEILGAMPGSVAERIEERNRIVKRTPNSWLVDGLLPIEEFKEYFQITEALPKEGEDFYKTLGGFVIYLFGYLPKETEIISYRNMQFEVMDNDNYRVDKILVTKKAQGPDGEIKES; from the coding sequence ATGGACAGCGACCATCCCGGATGGCAAATCGCATTACTGTTAATTTTAATCATTGCGAACGGCGTTTTTTCCGCTACGGAACTCGCCATCGTCAGCGCCAAGAAACCGCGTCTTGCCCAACGCGCGAGCCAAGGTGACAGCGGCGCGAAAGCGGCTCTTAAAATCGCGCAGGACCCGAACCAATTATTTTCGACCATTCAAATCGGCATCACCGCAATCGGCGTCATCACCGGTATGCTCGGCGCGTCGACTTTATCGGAACCGTTGGCCGCCGCGCTCACGCCGGCTCTGGGACAATACGCGCAAGCCATCAGCCTCTTTTTGATCATGGCCGTCGTCACGTTCTTGACGCTGTTGATCGGCGAGCTCGTACCTAAACGCATCGCCATCAACTCTCCGGAAAGCGTAGCCAGTTGGGTCGCGCGCCCGATGAATCTTTTCGCGCGCATCAACCTGCCTTTAGTCTGGTTTCTGACATTTTCCACCTCGGCCGCGTTGAAGCTCCTCGGCATTAAAATCAAAGCGGAGCAACCGGTTACGGAAGAAGAAATTCGTTTTCTGCTTCGCCAGGGCGCCCGTCTCGGCACGTTTGACGCCGACGAACCCGAACTCATTGATCGCGTCTTTCGCTTAAACGATATCCCCGCCGAATACATCATGACGGCGCGACCGCAGCTGGAATGGCTCGATCTAGCCGAAAGTGAAGAAGAACTCGGCGCGCAACTGTTGCGCTCCACGCACACGCGCCTGCCCGTCGGCTATGAATCGCTGGACGATTTTCGCGGCATTGTCCAATTGCGCGATCTCTTGTTATTGCGTCTGCGCCGCCCCGAGATGCGCTGGCACGCGCTCATCGCGCATTGCGTCACGACGCCTCTGTATATTCCCGAAACGCTCACCCTCAATAAAACGCTCGACCTCTTTCGCGCGAAAAATGCGCACGAAGCCATCATTTTAGACGAATACGGTTCGCCGGAAGGCATGGTCACACTGCACGATATTTTGGAAGAAATTTTGGGCGCCATGCCCGGCAGCGTCGCCGAACGTATCGAGGAGCGCAACCGTATCGTCAAACGCACGCCGAACTCATGGCTCGTCGACGGACTGTTGCCGATCGAAGAATTTAAAGAATATTTTCAAATCACCGAAGCGCTTCCCAAAGAGGGCGAAGATTTTTACAAAACGCTCGGCGGTTTCGTTATCTATCTCTTCGGGTATCTCCCCAAAGAAACCGAGATCATCTCGTATCGCAACATGCAGTTTGAGGTCATGGATAACGACAACTACCGAGTCGATAAAATCCTCGTCACCAAAAAGGCGCAAGGCCCCGACGGGGAAATCAAAGAAAGCTAG
- a CDS encoding DNA polymerase IV: MRRRWIMHVDMDAFYASVEQRDHPQWRGLPVIVGASERRGVVATASYEARAYGVHSALAGSIARQRCPQGIFVRPRMHVYREVSALIHEVLYRYAPEIEPLSLDEAFLDISGMGTQFPTLKALGRSVQRDIYDAVGLSASVGIGGNKFLAKLASDLEKPHGLVIIPYEQAQKMIAPLPVRRLWGVGPKLEAELETLGYVTIADVAAADPDQLVRQIGQQGKTLWELAHARDDRPIVAHAPRKSIGEEETFAEDLHADADIRRYLLRASDTVARRLRQKGLVARTVTLKLRYGSYKTLTRSVTLADPIDLPQALSAAVFSLYNKLKLTEGIRLLGVTVSGLLPAGTEPMSLFADGTARERKAQETIDKLQDKYGPTAIRRGFWWDSETTTGDERGKKR, encoded by the coding sequence ATGCGCAGACGCTGGATCATGCATGTGGATATGGACGCGTTTTACGCTTCCGTCGAGCAACGCGACCACCCGCAATGGCGAGGACTGCCCGTAATTGTCGGCGCCTCGGAACGGCGCGGCGTGGTGGCGACCGCCTCCTACGAAGCGCGCGCGTACGGCGTGCATTCGGCATTGGCGGGGAGCATTGCGCGCCAACGCTGTCCGCAGGGAATTTTTGTGCGTCCGCGCATGCATGTGTATCGTGAAGTATCCGCGTTGATTCATGAAGTGTTATATCGATACGCGCCCGAAATCGAGCCGCTGTCGCTCGATGAAGCGTTTTTGGATATCTCCGGCATGGGGACGCAGTTTCCGACGCTCAAAGCGCTCGGCCGCAGCGTGCAACGTGATATTTACGATGCGGTCGGTTTGTCGGCGTCGGTCGGCATCGGCGGCAATAAATTTTTAGCGAAGCTTGCGAGCGATTTGGAAAAGCCGCACGGTTTGGTCATTATTCCTTATGAACAGGCGCAGAAAATGATCGCGCCGTTGCCGGTGCGTCGTCTTTGGGGCGTGGGCCCGAAGCTGGAAGCGGAGCTGGAAACGCTCGGCTATGTCACGATCGCCGATGTGGCGGCGGCCGATCCGGATCAATTGGTGCGGCAGATCGGCCAGCAGGGCAAAACGCTTTGGGAATTGGCGCACGCTCGCGATGATCGTCCGATTGTCGCGCACGCGCCGCGCAAATCGATCGGGGAAGAGGAAACATTCGCGGAGGATCTCCACGCGGATGCGGATATTCGCCGTTACCTTTTGCGGGCGAGTGATACCGTCGCGCGCCGTTTACGCCAAAAAGGACTGGTCGCCCGCACGGTCACGCTGAAATTGCGTTACGGTTCGTACAAGACACTCACGCGCTCCGTGACGCTCGCCGATCCGATTGATTTACCGCAGGCGTTGTCGGCGGCGGTTTTCTCGTTGTATAATAAACTTAAACTCACAGAAGGTATACGACTCCTGGGCGTGACCGTATCGGGACTGTTGCCGGCGGGAACGGAGCCGATGTCGCTCTTCGCGGACGGCACGGCGCGCGAGCGCAAGGCGCAGGAAACGATCGACAAACTCCAGGACAAATATGGCCCGACGGCTATTCGCAGAGGATTTTGGTGGGACAGTGAGACAACCACCGGTGACGAAAGGGGAAAGAAACGATGA
- a CDS encoding M20/M25/M40 family metallo-hydrolase yields MNVNKERMLNEFYELIRIPCSTGDEREVADLLKKRLKKLGAQDVKEDDAGSKINGNAGNIIATFGATMEGLPTVAFTAHMDCVEPCAGIEPVLKDGVITSKGDTILGGDDKSGVAAILEGLRLMKENALPHGKIVVIFCVAEEGGLRGSRNIDTKLTQGIDFGYVMDSSGAPGKIINQAPGQNAIRVTMHGKRSHAGLAPEDGVNAIVMMGTALARLPYGRIDEETTANVGFIDGGIATNIVADKCNVKAEARSRDLAKLKQQTAAMKEAFMSVEKDFPGGKAEVEVEEIYQPYLVDENSLCIEVAKRAAKEAGLEPNVGATGGGSDANNFNKHSFPAVVLATGMTKVHTPEECLLEEHLYQTGEWVYRIIEQLPHAQH; encoded by the coding sequence ATGAATGTTAATAAAGAACGCATGTTGAACGAATTTTACGAATTGATTCGCATCCCTTGCTCGACAGGTGATGAACGGGAAGTCGCCGATTTACTAAAAAAACGCCTGAAAAAACTGGGCGCGCAAGATGTTAAAGAAGATGATGCGGGCAGCAAAATTAACGGCAATGCCGGCAATATTATCGCCACTTTCGGCGCGACGATGGAAGGCTTGCCGACGGTCGCTTTCACGGCGCATATGGATTGCGTCGAACCCTGCGCGGGGATCGAACCGGTCTTGAAAGACGGCGTGATTACGTCAAAAGGCGATACGATTTTGGGCGGCGATGACAAATCCGGTGTGGCCGCGATTTTGGAAGGCTTGCGCCTGATGAAAGAAAACGCTCTGCCGCACGGCAAGATCGTTGTCATCTTCTGCGTGGCGGAAGAAGGCGGCTTACGCGGCTCGCGCAATATCGACACGAAACTTACGCAAGGCATCGATTTCGGTTACGTTATGGATTCGTCCGGCGCGCCGGGTAAAATCATTAACCAGGCACCGGGTCAAAACGCGATTCGCGTCACCATGCACGGCAAACGCTCGCACGCGGGCCTGGCGCCGGAAGACGGCGTGAATGCCATCGTCATGATGGGCACGGCGCTGGCGCGTCTGCCGTACGGTCGTATTGATGAAGAAACCACCGCGAACGTCGGTTTCATCGACGGCGGCATCGCGACGAATATCGTGGCGGATAAATGCAACGTCAAAGCCGAAGCGCGCAGCCGTGATTTGGCCAAATTGAAACAGCAGACGGCCGCGATGAAAGAAGCGTTCATGTCCGTGGAAAAAGATTTTCCGGGCGGCAAAGCGGAAGTCGAAGTGGAAGAAATTTATCAACCGTACCTGGTCGATGAAAACAGCCTCTGCATCGAAGTCGCCAAACGCGCGGCGAAAGAAGCGGGTCTGGAACCGAATGTCGGCGCGACCGGCGGCGGCAGCGACGCGAACAACTTCAATAAACACAGCTTCCCGGCAGTCGTACTTGCGACCGGCATGACCAAAGTTCACACGCCGGAAGAATGCCTGTTGGAAGAACACCTGTACCAAACCGGTGAATGGGTATATCGCATTATTGAACAGTTGCCGCACGCGCAGCACTGA